The following coding sequences lie in one Kingella potus genomic window:
- the recQ gene encoding DNA helicase RecQ, with protein MSKPRAIEILNEVFGYPAFRGSQEEIVGTLAAGQSLLVLMPTGGGKSLCYQIPALMRDGVAVVVSPLIALMNDQVANLRTAGVHCAAVHSGTPPEETRQIAEDIATGRLKLLYVSPERLVTERFLRFLDHTAVSLFAIDEAHCVSQWGHDFRPEYRRLGLLAGRYPDIPRIALTATADAETRADIKHYLRLENAPEFVAGFDRPNIYYQVVEKNGGKKQLLQFVKRQNGESGIVYCLSRKKADDTAAFLNENGIAAAAYHAGMSMAEREAAQHRFTHEDGLVIAATVAFGMGIDKPDVRFVAHLDMPQSIEHFYQESGRAGRDGLPAESWLCYGLNDYALLRERIQTGGSGEFQKQIELQKLDAMFAVCETSECRRAALLRHFGETIPPCGHCDNCLHPPVRQDATENVRKLLSCIYRAGQRFGAGYITNILRGKADQWIRDNRHEQLSTYGIGANLSDKEWRGIIRQCIGLGYLETDPQHYHALRLTEAAVPVLKGSQTVLLRPPKREKGAERSPKETWLRTEREERLWQALRQWRQTLARAEEIPAYMICGDATLRDLVRKQPHTTDRLHDIYGLGEAKIRRFGAQILAVCQNAAAEGRPSENPAEPFSDGLETPAPAHPRRRELEAALQQWRQQRANEENAAPHTVCPDDSIADLAAFPPAEAGDLATVYGLGSTRTAKYGTEILALCRPFADGLTPEAQRRRRLVRRLTAWCAATAAAENEETFRILSKNTLRALAAKQPHTPEALAAVYGMNEDKTTRYGKAVLEIIRQEAV; from the coding sequence ATGTCCAAGCCGCGCGCGATTGAGATTCTGAACGAGGTGTTCGGCTACCCCGCGTTCCGCGGCAGCCAGGAAGAAATCGTCGGAACGCTCGCGGCGGGGCAGAGCCTGCTGGTGCTGATGCCCACCGGCGGCGGCAAATCGCTGTGCTACCAGATTCCCGCGCTGATGCGCGACGGCGTGGCCGTAGTGGTTTCCCCGCTCATCGCGCTGATGAACGACCAGGTTGCCAACCTGCGCACGGCGGGCGTGCATTGTGCGGCGGTACACAGCGGCACGCCGCCCGAAGAAACGCGGCAGATAGCCGAAGACATCGCAACAGGCCGTCTGAAGCTGCTCTACGTCTCCCCCGAACGGCTGGTTACCGAACGTTTCCTGCGTTTTCTCGACCACACCGCCGTCAGCCTGTTCGCCATCGACGAAGCCCACTGCGTCAGCCAGTGGGGACACGACTTCCGTCCCGAATACCGCCGGCTCGGCCTTTTGGCCGGGCGTTATCCCGACATCCCGCGCATCGCCCTCACCGCCACCGCCGACGCGGAAACTCGCGCCGACATCAAACACTACCTCCGCCTCGAAAACGCCCCCGAATTTGTCGCCGGCTTCGACCGCCCCAACATCTACTACCAAGTCGTCGAGAAAAACGGCGGCAAAAAGCAGCTTTTGCAGTTTGTCAAACGGCAAAACGGCGAAAGCGGCATCGTTTACTGCCTGAGCCGCAAAAAAGCCGACGACACCGCCGCCTTTTTAAACGAAAACGGCATAGCCGCCGCCGCCTACCACGCGGGTATGTCCATGGCCGAACGCGAAGCCGCGCAACACCGCTTCACCCACGAAGACGGCCTCGTCATCGCCGCCACTGTCGCCTTCGGCATGGGCATAGACAAACCCGACGTACGCTTTGTCGCCCATCTCGATATGCCCCAGAGCATCGAACACTTCTATCAGGAAAGCGGCCGCGCCGGACGCGACGGCCTCCCCGCCGAAAGCTGGCTGTGCTACGGCCTCAACGACTACGCCCTCTTGCGCGAACGCATACAGACCGGCGGCAGCGGCGAATTTCAAAAACAAATCGAGCTGCAAAAGCTCGATGCCATGTTTGCCGTGTGCGAAACCTCCGAATGCCGCCGTGCCGCCCTGCTGCGCCACTTCGGCGAAACCATCCCGCCCTGCGGCCACTGCGACAACTGCCTGCACCCGCCCGTGCGGCAGGATGCCACCGAAAACGTCCGCAAGCTCCTGAGCTGCATCTACCGCGCCGGCCAACGTTTCGGCGCCGGCTACATCACCAACATCCTGCGCGGCAAAGCCGACCAATGGATACGCGACAACCGCCACGAACAGCTCTCCACCTACGGCATCGGCGCCAACCTGTCCGACAAAGAATGGCGCGGCATCATCCGCCAGTGCATCGGCCTGGGCTACCTCGAAACCGACCCGCAGCACTACCACGCCCTGCGCCTGACCGAAGCCGCCGTTCCCGTGCTCAAAGGCAGCCAAACCGTCCTGCTGCGCCCGCCCAAGCGCGAAAAAGGCGCAGAGCGCAGCCCGAAAGAAACCTGGCTGCGCACCGAGCGCGAAGAACGCCTCTGGCAGGCGCTGCGCCAATGGCGGCAAACCCTCGCCCGCGCCGAAGAAATACCCGCCTACATGATCTGCGGCGATGCCACCCTGCGCGATCTGGTCAGAAAACAGCCGCACACCACCGACCGGCTCCACGACATCTACGGCCTGGGCGAAGCCAAAATCCGCAGATTCGGCGCACAAATCCTCGCCGTCTGCCAAAATGCCGCCGCAGAAGGGAGGCCGTCTGAAAACCCTGCGGAACCGTTTTCAGACGGCCTCGAAACACCCGCACCCGCCCACCCCCGCCGCCGCGAACTCGAAGCCGCCCTGCAACAATGGCGGCAGCAGCGCGCCAATGAAGAAAACGCCGCCCCGCACACCGTCTGCCCCGACGACAGCATCGCCGACCTCGCCGCCTTCCCGCCCGCCGAAGCCGGCGACCTTGCCACCGTATACGGCCTCGGCAGCACCCGCACCGCCAAATACGGCACGGAAATCCTCGCCCTCTGCCGCCCATTTGCCGACGGCCTCACCCCCGAAGCGCAACGCCGCCGCCGCCTTGTGCGCCGCCTTACCGCATGGTGTGCCGCCACCGCCGCCGCCGAAAACGAAGAAACCTTCCGCATCCTCAGCAAAAACACCCTCCGCGCCCTCGCCGCCAAGCAGCCGCACACCCCTGAAGCCCTCGCCGCCGTATACGGCATGAACGAAGACAAAACCACCCGTTACGGCAAGGCCGTCCTCGAAATCATCCGCCAAGAGGCCGTCTGA
- a CDS encoding DoxX-like family protein, giving the protein MDTRPRIPNYLPYSLGILWLWSGLQPLLSARQESEALLAAVGFQTAWQYPVLLAASLLDVSFGLLCFSRARRMPALWAAQAATVAAYSAVIACALPEMWLHPFAPLVKNLPVFALIVYLAQAARRQAV; this is encoded by the coding sequence ATGGATACCCGCCCCCGCATTCCAAACTATCTGCCCTACTCGCTCGGCATTTTGTGGCTGTGGAGCGGCTTGCAGCCGCTGCTTAGCGCACGGCAGGAATCGGAAGCCCTGCTGGCGGCGGTGGGTTTTCAGACGGCCTGGCAGTATCCCGTGTTGCTGGCCGCCTCGCTTTTGGATGTGTCGTTCGGCCTGCTGTGTTTCAGCCGCGCCCGCCGTATGCCCGCATTGTGGGCGGCGCAGGCGGCAACGGTGGCCGCTTACAGCGCGGTCATCGCCTGCGCCCTGCCCGAAATGTGGCTGCACCCGTTCGCGCCGCTGGTAAAAAACCTGCCGGTATTCGCGCTGATCGTGTATCTGGCGCAGGCGGCGCGGCGGCAGGCCGTCTGA
- a CDS encoding basic amino acid ABC transporter substrate-binding protein, whose product MFDKTFAAAAAALLLLAACSQEGSAQQAASGAQGAAQQEYIVATDAAYAPLEYMEGEQVVGFSRDILAAAGEKEGIKFNFVNTPFEGIFANVAKGDSDVALASITITDERKQIVDFTDPYFEATQMIVTSEKGSDIQSFADLKNRSVSVQNGTTADLILQDLQGKDSKLIRRFENMPLAFKELAAGGVDAAVGDNGVVQYFVANNPGVKYNMFVDPSFPKEHYGFALKKGRNDGLREKINKGLAAVKADGTYAEIERKWFKNNASAQAAASAASEGK is encoded by the coding sequence ATGTTTGATAAAACTTTTGCCGCTGCGGCCGCCGCTTTGCTGCTGTTGGCCGCCTGCTCGCAGGAAGGTTCGGCGCAGCAGGCCGCTTCGGGCGCACAGGGTGCGGCACAGCAGGAATACATCGTTGCCACCGACGCGGCCTATGCTCCGCTGGAATATATGGAAGGCGAGCAGGTGGTCGGCTTCTCGCGCGACATTCTTGCTGCGGCGGGCGAAAAGGAAGGTATCAAATTCAATTTCGTCAACACGCCCTTTGAAGGCATTTTCGCCAATGTGGCCAAAGGCGACAGCGATGTCGCCCTTGCCAGTATTACCATCACCGACGAGCGCAAACAGATAGTCGATTTTACCGACCCCTATTTCGAGGCGACACAGATGATTGTTACCTCTGAAAAGGGCAGCGACATCCAGTCTTTCGCCGATTTGAAAAACCGCAGCGTGTCGGTGCAGAACGGCACCACCGCCGATTTGATTTTGCAGGATTTGCAGGGCAAAGACAGCAAACTCATCCGCCGTTTCGAGAATATGCCGCTGGCGTTTAAAGAGCTGGCCGCCGGCGGCGTGGATGCTGCGGTGGGAGATAACGGAGTCGTCCAGTATTTCGTCGCCAACAATCCGGGTGTGAAATACAATATGTTTGTCGATCCCTCGTTTCCGAAAGAGCATTACGGCTTCGCGCTGAAAAAAGGCCGCAACGACGGCCTGCGCGAAAAAATCAACAAAGGGCTGGCGGCGGTAAAAGCCGACGGCACGTATGCCGAAATCGAACGGAAATGGTTTAAAAACAATGCTTCTGCGCAAGCTGCCGCCTCTGCCGCTTCGGAAGGAAAATAA
- the acpS gene encoding holo-ACP synthase, with protein MIYGIGTDIVLEKRIAALYKKHGRTFAERVLHPAELPEFEAAARPAAFLAKRFAAKEAVAKALGTGIRGAVSFRSIGVSHTAQGKPETVFAPPLQAFLDEIGVARVHLSISDDSGTISAFAIAEK; from the coding sequence ATGATCTACGGCATCGGCACCGACATCGTGCTGGAAAAACGCATCGCCGCCCTCTACAAAAAACACGGACGCACTTTTGCCGAGCGCGTGCTGCATCCGGCCGAGCTGCCCGAATTTGAAGCCGCCGCCCGCCCCGCCGCCTTCCTCGCCAAACGTTTTGCCGCCAAAGAAGCCGTTGCCAAAGCACTTGGCACAGGCATACGCGGTGCGGTATCCTTTCGCAGCATCGGCGTGAGCCACACCGCGCAGGGCAAGCCGGAAACCGTTTTCGCCCCGCCCCTGCAAGCCTTTCTCGACGAAATCGGTGTCGCCCGCGTCCACCTCAGCATCAGCGACGACAGCGGCACCATCTCCGCCTTTGCCATCGCCGAAAAATAA
- a CDS encoding 2,3-diphosphoglycerate-dependent phosphoglycerate mutase has translation MELVFIRHGQSEWNAKNLFTGWRDVNLSEKGVAEAQAAGRKLKERGNRFDLAFTSVLTRAVKTCNIVLEECGQLYVPQIKSWRLNERHYGRLQGMDKKQTAEQYGDEQVRIWRRSYDTLPPLLDADDEFSAHKDPRYAHLPADVVPDGENLKITLERVLPIWHDRIAPAVLSGKRVLVAAHGNSLRALVKHLEHISDDDIMGVEIPTGQPLVYRLGERLEVLEKFYL, from the coding sequence ATGGAACTCGTCTTCATCCGCCACGGGCAAAGCGAATGGAACGCCAAAAACCTCTTCACCGGCTGGCGCGATGTCAATCTCAGCGAAAAGGGCGTTGCCGAAGCGCAGGCAGCCGGACGCAAGCTCAAAGAACGCGGCAACCGCTTCGACCTGGCCTTTACTTCCGTGCTGACCCGCGCCGTCAAAACCTGCAACATCGTGCTCGAAGAATGCGGCCAGCTCTATGTGCCGCAAATCAAAAGCTGGCGGCTGAACGAACGCCACTACGGCAGGCTGCAGGGCATGGACAAAAAGCAAACCGCCGAACAATACGGCGACGAGCAGGTGCGCATCTGGCGCAGGAGCTACGACACCCTGCCGCCGCTGCTCGATGCGGACGACGAATTTTCCGCGCACAAAGATCCGCGCTACGCCCACCTGCCCGCCGATGTCGTTCCCGACGGCGAAAATCTGAAAATCACGCTCGAGCGCGTGCTGCCGATATGGCACGACCGCATCGCGCCCGCCGTGCTGTCCGGCAAACGGGTGCTCGTTGCCGCCCACGGCAACAGCCTGCGCGCCCTGGTCAAGCATTTGGAACACATTTCCGACGACGACATTATGGGCGTGGAAATCCCCACCGGACAGCCGCTGGTGTACCGGCTCGGCGAGCGGCTGGAAGTGCTGGAAAAATTCTATCTCTAA
- a CDS encoding NAD-dependent epimerase/dehydratase family protein, giving the protein MDILLLGGSGFIGRRTARRLREAGHTVRTPAHTELDLLRPDRAAALPLLEGCDAVANCVGIMSRRAGLLETVHHHTPAQLARWAKEAGVKHWVQLSALGANPAASAAFVASKGRGDQAVAAELPAAIARPSVIYGRGGASCELFIKLARLPLLPLPAGGAFDLQPVHAEDVAEGLCRLVLNPPAAGSVVDMTGRLKTTLAGYLAILRRIRHGRPQPKIIPIPVALLRPVLPLTKILSNGFLSPDSISLLQQGSCADYAAFAALLGREPLGADEFARFD; this is encoded by the coding sequence ATGGACATCCTCCTACTCGGCGGCAGCGGCTTCATCGGCCGCCGCACCGCCCGCCGCCTGCGCGAAGCCGGACACACCGTCCGCACCCCCGCACACACCGAACTCGACTTACTCCGTCCCGACCGCGCCGCCGCCCTGCCCCTGCTCGAAGGCTGCGATGCCGTCGCCAACTGCGTCGGCATCATGAGCCGCCGCGCCGGCCTCTTGGAAACCGTCCACCACCACACCCCCGCGCAGCTTGCCCGCTGGGCGAAAGAAGCCGGCGTAAAACACTGGGTGCAGCTCTCCGCCCTCGGCGCAAACCCCGCCGCATCCGCCGCTTTCGTAGCCAGCAAAGGGCGCGGCGACCAAGCCGTTGCCGCCGAGCTGCCCGCCGCCATCGCCCGCCCCTCCGTCATATACGGACGCGGCGGCGCAAGCTGCGAACTCTTCATCAAACTCGCCCGCCTGCCCCTGCTGCCCCTGCCCGCAGGCGGCGCGTTCGATTTGCAGCCGGTTCATGCCGAAGACGTGGCCGAAGGCCTCTGCCGCCTCGTCCTCAATCCGCCCGCCGCCGGCAGCGTCGTCGATATGACAGGCCGTCTGAAAACCACCCTCGCCGGCTATCTCGCCATCCTGCGCCGCATCCGCCACGGCAGGCCGCAGCCGAAAATAATCCCCATCCCCGTCGCCCTGCTGCGCCCCGTCCTGCCGCTAACCAAAATCCTGAGCAACGGCTTCCTCAGCCCCGACAGCATCAGCCTGCTGCAACAAGGCTCCTGCGCCGATTACGCCGCCTTTGCCGCCCTGCTCGGCCGCGAACCGCTCGGAGCGGACGAATTTGCCCGTTTCGATTAA
- the era gene encoding GTPase Era, with translation MDTSPVFPSVREGYRCGFIAIVGRPNVGKSTLMNHLIGQKVSITSKKAQTTRNRVTGIYTCDTAQFVFVDTPGFQTDHRNALNDRLNQNVTEALGGVDVIVFVVEAMRFTEADRTVMKQLPPHTPVILAVNKIDKDKAKDKAALQHFIDGIRAGFDFAACEVVSAKHGLRIANLLETIEPFLPEGIPLYPDDMVTDKSARFLAMEIVREKLFRYLGEELPYAMNVEVEQFDEQEGINHIYIAVLVDKENQKPMVIGKGGEKLKKISTEARLDMEKLFGCKVFLKVWVKVKSGWADDVRFLNELGL, from the coding sequence ATGGACACCTCCCCTGTTTTCCCCTCCGTGCGCGAAGGATACCGCTGCGGCTTTATCGCCATCGTCGGCCGCCCCAATGTGGGCAAATCCACGCTGATGAACCATTTGATCGGTCAAAAAGTCAGCATCACCAGCAAAAAGGCACAAACCACGCGCAACCGCGTAACCGGAATATACACCTGCGACACCGCGCAATTCGTGTTCGTCGATACCCCGGGCTTCCAAACCGACCACCGCAACGCGCTCAACGACCGCCTCAACCAAAACGTAACCGAAGCATTGGGCGGCGTGGATGTCATCGTATTTGTTGTCGAAGCCATGCGTTTTACCGAAGCCGACCGTACGGTCATGAAACAGCTTCCGCCGCACACGCCGGTTATCCTTGCCGTCAACAAAATCGACAAAGACAAGGCGAAAGACAAAGCCGCGCTGCAGCATTTTATCGACGGCATCCGCGCCGGATTCGATTTTGCCGCCTGCGAAGTCGTCAGCGCGAAACACGGCCTGCGCATTGCCAATCTGCTCGAAACGATCGAGCCTTTCCTGCCCGAGGGTATTCCGCTGTATCCCGACGATATGGTTACCGACAAATCCGCCCGTTTCCTCGCCATGGAAATCGTGCGTGAAAAACTGTTCCGCTATTTGGGCGAAGAGCTGCCCTATGCGATGAATGTGGAAGTGGAACAATTCGACGAGCAGGAGGGCATCAACCATATCTACATCGCGGTGCTGGTGGACAAGGAAAACCAAAAACCGATGGTCATCGGCAAAGGCGGGGAAAAGCTGAAAAAAATCTCCACCGAAGCCAGGCTGGACATGGAAAAGCTCTTCGGCTGCAAAGTGTTCCTGAAAGTGTGGGTGAAAGTGAAATCCGGCTGGGCGGACGATGTCCGCTTTTTGAACGAGCTGGGTTTGTAA
- a CDS encoding surface-adhesin E family protein codes for MNAKRPLRLSAAALAAVLILAGCPANVPQTGGDWYNLGEAGNGNLMLALDKNSIRRNGPLVTFRDRKIVVDMKNERFVNVPPYKTAISTWEMHCTNKTFRLVSSTLYDDKGKIVSDETYTAVDIRPMAIPPNSLTGEQHKIVCAG; via the coding sequence ATGAACGCCAAACGCCCTCTGCGCCTGTCCGCCGCCGCCCTCGCCGCCGTCCTGATACTGGCCGGCTGCCCCGCCAACGTGCCGCAGACCGGCGGCGATTGGTACAATCTGGGCGAAGCCGGCAACGGCAATCTGATGCTCGCGCTCGACAAAAACAGCATCCGCCGCAACGGCCCGCTCGTTACCTTCCGCGACCGCAAAATCGTCGTCGATATGAAAAACGAACGCTTCGTCAATGTGCCGCCCTACAAAACCGCCATCAGCACTTGGGAAATGCACTGCACCAACAAAACCTTCCGCCTCGTTTCCTCCACCCTCTACGACGACAAAGGCAAAATCGTTTCCGACGAAACCTACACCGCCGTGGACATCCGCCCGATGGCCATCCCGCCCAATTCGCTTACCGGCGAACAGCACAAAATCGTCTGCGCCGGATAG
- a CDS encoding 2,3-butanediol dehydrogenase, which yields MKAARFYDKGDIRIEDIPEPTVAPGTVGINVAWCGICGTDLHEFMEGPIFIPPCGHPHPISGESAPVTMGHEFSGVVYAVGEGVDDIKVGQHVVVEPYIVRDDTPTGPGSNYHLSKDMNFIGLGGRGGGLSEKIAVKRRWVHPISDKIPLDQAALIEPLSVGHHAFVRSGAKAGDVALVGGAGPIGLLLAAVLKAKGLKVIITELSKARKEKAREAGVADYILDPSETDIVEEVRKLTNGEGVDVAFECTSVNKVMDTLIEACKPTAKMVIVSIWSHPATINVHSVVMKELDVRGTIAYCNDHQETIKLVEEGKINLEPFITQRIKLDELISEGFERLIHNNESAVKIIVSPNL from the coding sequence ATGAAAGCAGCACGGTTTTACGACAAAGGCGACATCCGCATCGAAGACATCCCCGAGCCCACAGTCGCTCCCGGCACAGTCGGCATCAACGTCGCCTGGTGCGGCATCTGCGGCACCGACCTGCACGAATTTATGGAAGGCCCGATTTTCATCCCGCCCTGCGGCCACCCGCACCCGATTTCCGGCGAGTCCGCACCCGTAACCATGGGACATGAATTTTCCGGCGTGGTGTATGCCGTCGGCGAAGGTGTGGACGACATCAAAGTCGGCCAGCACGTCGTCGTCGAACCCTACATCGTGCGGGACGACACCCCCACCGGTCCGGGCAGCAACTACCACCTCTCCAAAGACATGAACTTCATCGGCCTGGGCGGCCGCGGCGGCGGCCTCTCGGAAAAAATCGCCGTCAAACGCCGCTGGGTGCACCCGATTTCCGACAAAATCCCGCTGGATCAGGCAGCCTTGATCGAGCCTTTGTCCGTCGGCCACCACGCCTTTGTGCGCAGCGGCGCGAAAGCGGGCGATGTGGCCCTCGTGGGCGGCGCAGGTCCCATCGGCCTGCTGCTGGCGGCGGTGTTGAAAGCCAAAGGCCTGAAAGTCATCATTACCGAGCTGAGCAAAGCGCGCAAAGAAAAAGCCCGCGAAGCCGGCGTGGCCGACTACATCCTCGACCCGTCGGAAACCGACATTGTCGAAGAAGTGCGCAAGCTCACCAACGGCGAAGGCGTGGATGTGGCTTTCGAATGCACCAGCGTCAACAAAGTGATGGATACCCTGATCGAAGCCTGCAAACCCACCGCCAAAATGGTCATCGTGTCCATTTGGAGCCATCCGGCCACCATCAACGTACACAGCGTGGTGATGAAAGAGCTGGACGTGCGCGGCACCATCGCCTACTGCAACGACCATCAGGAAACCATCAAGCTGGTGGAAGAAGGCAAAATCAACCTCGAGCCCTTCATCACCCAGCGCATCAAACTCGACGAGCTGATTTCCGAAGGCTTCGAGCGTCTGATCCACAACAACGAATCTGCGGTGAAGATTATCGTCAGCCCGAATCTGTAA
- a CDS encoding DUF2269 family protein, translating into MNAYLVVKTLHILSATLMVGTGFGTAFYLFWANRSGSVPAQAVVSKWVIKADWWFTTPAVIFQPLSGWWLMSQANLSFDTRWIAWTVALYLLCGACWLPVVWLQIRLAKIAQAANEAGETVLPKQYWRYARLWELLGYPAFCATLVIYFLMVLKPA; encoded by the coding sequence ATGAATGCCTATCTCGTTGTCAAAACCCTGCATATCCTCTCGGCCACGCTGATGGTGGGCACCGGCTTCGGTACGGCGTTTTACCTCTTTTGGGCCAACCGCAGCGGCTCGGTACCCGCGCAGGCGGTGGTATCCAAATGGGTCATCAAAGCCGACTGGTGGTTTACCACCCCCGCCGTGATTTTCCAGCCCTTGTCGGGCTGGTGGCTGATGTCGCAGGCCAATCTGTCTTTCGACACACGCTGGATTGCATGGACTGTCGCGCTCTACCTGCTCTGCGGCGCGTGCTGGCTGCCCGTGGTGTGGCTGCAAATCCGTTTGGCCAAAATCGCGCAGGCGGCAAACGAGGCGGGCGAAACCGTGCTGCCCAAGCAGTATTGGCGTTACGCCCGGCTGTGGGAGCTTTTGGGCTACCCCGCCTTCTGTGCCACGCTGGTCATCTACTTCCTGATGGTGCTGAAACCGGCTTAG
- a CDS encoding thiol-disulfide oxidoreductase DCC family protein, with translation MKHQIFYDAQCPLCVREMELVLSDRRAAEFEPVPVQDSGETLQRHGITPAEAMTYLHILRADGTMVRGMAAVRLMHEHATAFTLIKLANLPFVAPLADRLYPWFARHRYRFPRWLLPRPACQDGVCCLAPEKRMKK, from the coding sequence GTGAAACACCAAATCTTCTATGATGCCCAATGCCCGCTGTGCGTGCGTGAAATGGAGCTGGTGCTGTCCGACCGCCGCGCCGCCGAGTTTGAGCCCGTACCCGTGCAGGATAGCGGAGAGACGCTGCAACGGCACGGCATTACCCCCGCCGAAGCCATGACCTACCTGCACATTCTGCGTGCCGACGGCACAATGGTGCGCGGCATGGCCGCCGTGCGCCTGATGCACGAACACGCCACAGCCTTCACTCTGATAAAACTCGCCAACCTGCCGTTTGTCGCGCCGCTGGCCGACCGCCTCTACCCCTGGTTTGCCCGCCACCGCTACCGCTTCCCGCGCTGGCTGCTGCCGCGTCCCGCGTGTCAGGATGGTGTTTGCTGTCTTGCGCCTGAAAAAAGAATGAAAAAATGA
- a CDS encoding MliC family protein: MKAKFLPALAAVLALAACAAPEGRSEHGHGHHHGHRHGQDRHHEHRGEKHERRGEKDAGSRFGCRNGLSVQVNSMGSDRIKLDLDGQAVVLSADVSASGERYVSANGLYGKATEWHQKGGEAVFEFTDPYGNKVETVCQAR, encoded by the coding sequence ATGAAAGCAAAATTCCTGCCCGCTCTGGCCGCCGTTTTGGCTTTGGCTGCCTGCGCCGCACCCGAAGGACGTTCCGAACACGGACACGGACACCATCACGGCCACCGCCACGGACAAGACCGCCACCACGAACACCGTGGGGAAAAACACGAACGCCGTGGGGAAAAAGATGCGGGCAGCCGCTTCGGTTGCCGAAACGGCCTGTCGGTGCAGGTAAACAGCATGGGCAGCGACCGGATCAAGTTGGATTTGGACGGACAGGCCGTGGTGCTCTCCGCCGATGTGTCCGCTTCGGGCGAACGCTATGTGTCGGCTAACGGCCTCTACGGCAAAGCGACCGAGTGGCATCAGAAAGGCGGCGAGGCCGTTTTTGAGTTTACCGATCCCTACGGCAACAAAGTGGAAACCGTCTGCCAAGCCCGCTGA
- the folK gene encoding 2-amino-4-hydroxy-6-hydroxymethyldihydropteridine diphosphokinase produces MPHTRPATAAIAFGSNLGASADTIARAAAHLRAHPQILSLRLSPLYRTAPVGYADQPDFTNAAAIIETTLSARSLLALMQQTEQDFGRERPFPNAPRTLDLDLIDYAHTASDDPALTLPHPRAHLRAFVVRPLSDLDPAYPIGRHGTAGALAETLGTAGITRLEAV; encoded by the coding sequence ATGCCCCACACCCGCCCCGCCACCGCCGCCATCGCCTTCGGCAGCAACCTCGGCGCATCTGCCGACACAATCGCCCGTGCCGCCGCACACCTCCGCGCCCACCCGCAAATCCTGTCCCTGCGCCTCTCCCCCCTCTACCGTACCGCCCCCGTCGGCTATGCGGACCAGCCCGATTTCACCAACGCCGCCGCCATCATCGAAACCACCCTTTCCGCCCGCAGCCTCCTCGCCCTCATGCAGCAGACCGAACAAGACTTCGGCCGCGAACGCCCCTTCCCCAACGCCCCGCGCACCCTCGACCTCGACCTCATCGACTACGCACACACCGCATCCGACGATCCCGCCCTCACCCTGCCCCACCCCCGCGCCCACCTGCGCGCCTTCGTCGTCCGCCCCCTGTCCGACCTCGACCCGGCCTATCCGATAGGCCGCCACGGCACGGCTGGCGCATTGGCCGAAACACTCGGCACAGCAGGCATCACACGCTTAGAGGCCGTCTGA